The sequence below is a genomic window from Bradyrhizobium septentrionale.
CCGGTCGCTTCTTCATGGAGCGGCTGCTGCCGGAGACCGCGGTGCATCTGGCGCGGATCCAGAGCGGCAGCGCCACCACGATGGAACTGGCCGCGGATGCGTTCTGAAAAATTGCCGCCGCACCCCCGTGCGGCGGCGCTTCCTTCCGTTATATATTATGATCCTCATATCAAGGAGGGCGTCATGCCTGAGGCATACATCTACGATCACGTTCGTACCCCGCGCGGCCGCGGCAAGGCCGATGGCGCGCTCCACGAGGTCACCGCGCTGGCGCTCGCCACGGCGCCGCTGACGGCACTCAAAGCGCGCAACAATCTTCCCGAAAACTCCGTCGACGACGTCGTGCTCGGCGTGGTCGATCCGGTCGGCGAGGCCGGTTCCGACATCGCCCGTTTCGCTGCGCTGAAGGCCGGTCTCGGCGAGAAGGTGCCGGGCGTGCAGATCAGCCGGTTCTGCGCCTCCGGCCTCGATGCCGTGAACTTCGCCGCGGCCCAGATCATGAGCGGCCAGCATGAGCTCGTGATCGGCGGCGGCGCGGAATCGATGAGCCGCGTCGGCATCGGCGCCTCCGGCGGCGCCTGGCCGATGGATCCCTCGATGGCGGTGCCGGCCTATTTCATGCCGCAGGGCATCTCGGCCGATCTGATCGCGACCAAATACGGTTTTTCGCGCGATGATGTCGACGCCTATGCGGTCCAGAGCCAGCAGCGCGCGGCCAAGGCCTGGGACGAGGGCCGCTTCAAGAACTCGGTGGTCCCGGTCAAGGACGTCAACGGCCTGACCATCCTCGCCAAGGACGAGCACATGCGCCCGACCACGACGATGCAGTCGCTGGCGCAGTTGCAGCCGTCCTTCGCGGCGCTGGCGGCGATGGCCGGCTTCGACGCGGTGGCGATCCAGTCGCATCCCGAAGTCGAGAAGGTCAATTACGTGCATCACGCCGGCAACTCCTCCGGCATCGTCGATGGCGCCGGCGCGGTGCTGCTCGGCAGCAAGGAGGCGGGCGCAAAGCACGGCCTGAAGCCGCGGGCAAAAATCCGGGCCTTCGCCAATATCGGCTCGGAGCCCGCGATGATGCTGACCGGTCCGGTCGACGTCACCGAAAAGCTGTTCGAGCGCTCCGGCATGAAGAAGTCGGACATCGACCTGTTCGAGCTCAACGAGGCCTTCGCCTCGGTGGTGCTGCGCTACATCCAGGCCTTCGACATCGACAACGCCAGGATCAACGTCAATGGCGGCGCGATCGCGCTCGGCCATCCGCTCGGGGCGACCGGCGCGATGATCCTCGGCACCGTGCTCGACGAGCTCGAGCGCACCAACAAGGAAACGGCGCTGGTGACGCTGTGCATCGGCGGCGGCATGGGCACTGCTACCATCATCGAGCGGGTGTAACGGCCGTCGGTCGTAGGGCGGGTTAGCGAAGCGTAACCCGCCATGCCAACGCAACAGACGCGGTGGGTTACGCCTTCGGCTAACCCACCCTACGGGTTCACAGTCAACCGCCGCGCCTGAGATCGGCCGCTGGCACCGAGGGAGCAAGAGATGGCCTACAAGAATTTCAAGTTCGAAGTCGACGCCGACGGCATTGCGCTGGTCACCTGGGACATCCCTGATCGTTCGATGAACGTGTTCGACGATCTCTCGACCCAGGAGATCGGCGAGATCATCAAGCAGACGACGAGCGACGCTGCGATCAAGGGCGTCGTGATCACCTCGGCCAAGGAGGCGTTCTGCGCCGGCGCCGACCTCTCGATGCTCGAGGGCATGAACCGCAGCTATGCCGAGCTCCTGAAGGAGAAGGGCGAGGAAGCCGCGAACCAGATGCTGTTCGAGCGGAGCCGCCAGATGTCGCAGGCGTTCCGCGCGATCGAGACCTCGGGCAAGCCGTGGGTCGCCGCGATCAACGGCCTTGCGCTCGGCGGCGGCTTCGAGATCACGCTGGCCTGTCACTACCGCGTCGCAGCCGATAATCCGAAGGCCCGGCTCGGCCTGCCGGAAATCAAGGTCGGCCTGTTCCCCGGCGCCGGCGGCACCCAG
It includes:
- a CDS encoding acetyl-CoA C-acetyltransferase; this translates as MPEAYIYDHVRTPRGRGKADGALHEVTALALATAPLTALKARNNLPENSVDDVVLGVVDPVGEAGSDIARFAALKAGLGEKVPGVQISRFCASGLDAVNFAAAQIMSGQHELVIGGGAESMSRVGIGASGGAWPMDPSMAVPAYFMPQGISADLIATKYGFSRDDVDAYAVQSQQRAAKAWDEGRFKNSVVPVKDVNGLTILAKDEHMRPTTTMQSLAQLQPSFAALAAMAGFDAVAIQSHPEVEKVNYVHHAGNSSGIVDGAGAVLLGSKEAGAKHGLKPRAKIRAFANIGSEPAMMLTGPVDVTEKLFERSGMKKSDIDLFELNEAFASVVLRYIQAFDIDNARINVNGGAIALGHPLGATGAMILGTVLDELERTNKETALVTLCIGGGMGTATIIERV